A genomic segment from Nonomuraea helvata encodes:
- a CDS encoding LysR family substrate-binding domain-containing protein, translating into MTDGETGKAFRLAYVPGVTPAKWVNIWTERMPGVPLTLATVPAAEVVGLLRDGGADAGFVRLPVDRDGLSVIPLYMETTVVVVPKDHAVAAADEVTIADLADDEVLHPLDDTIEWTVRPGLPAFTRPATTAEAVELVASGAGLLLVPQSLARLHHRRDLTYRPVLDAPQSQVALAWPTDATTDLVEDFIGIVRGRTANSSRGRTQASPAEKPAQKQAQKPTRNGAARRATPTSRKRKGYRPR; encoded by the coding sequence GTGACTGATGGTGAGACCGGCAAGGCATTTCGGCTGGCGTATGTGCCCGGGGTGACGCCCGCGAAATGGGTCAACATCTGGACCGAGAGGATGCCCGGCGTACCGCTCACCCTGGCCACGGTTCCCGCCGCCGAGGTGGTGGGACTTCTGCGGGATGGCGGCGCCGACGCCGGATTCGTCAGGCTGCCGGTAGACCGCGACGGGCTCAGCGTGATCCCTCTCTACATGGAGACCACGGTGGTGGTGGTGCCCAAGGACCACGCGGTGGCCGCCGCCGACGAGGTGACCATCGCCGACCTGGCCGACGACGAGGTGCTCCACCCTCTGGACGACACCATCGAGTGGACGGTCCGGCCCGGGCTGCCCGCGTTCACCCGCCCGGCCACGACGGCGGAGGCGGTCGAGCTCGTGGCTTCCGGCGCCGGGCTTCTTCTGGTCCCCCAGTCGCTCGCACGCCTCCACCACCGTAGGGATCTCACGTACCGGCCGGTGCTGGACGCGCCGCAGTCTCAGGTGGCGCTGGCCTGGCCCACGGACGCGACCACCGACCTGGTGGAGGACTTCATCGGCATCGTCCGCGGCCGGACGGCGAACAGCTCGCGGGGCCGTACCCAGGCCTCCCCTGCGGAGAAACCGGCACAAAAGCAGGCACAGAAACCCACACGGAACGGCGCCGCCCGCCGGGCCACGCCGACCAGCCGCAAAAGAAAGGGCTACCGGCCTCGGTAA
- a CDS encoding DUF5997 family protein: MPSSKPKTVQTMKPETAAKKLGVLLSATPAEFQSGVVSRDELNALQATPPAWLADLRRNGPHPKQVVAAKLGVSISGLARGGITEPLTTDEINALKAENPAWLERERSVQAETRKEALRLKQR; this comes from the coding sequence ATGCCCTCGTCCAAACCGAAGACCGTCCAGACGATGAAGCCCGAGACCGCGGCCAAGAAGCTGGGCGTCCTCCTCTCGGCCACTCCCGCCGAGTTCCAGTCGGGTGTGGTCTCCAGGGACGAGCTGAACGCGTTGCAAGCGACGCCACCGGCCTGGCTCGCTGACCTGCGCCGCAACGGCCCGCACCCCAAGCAGGTCGTCGCCGCGAAGCTCGGGGTCTCCATATCCGGGCTGGCCAGAGGCGGGATCACCGAACCGCTCACCACCGATGAGATCAACGCGCTCAAGGCGGAAAATCCGGCATGGCTGGAGCGCGAGCGGTCCGTCCAGGCCGAGACCCGCAAGGAAGCGCTCCGCCTCAAGCAGCGCTAG
- a CDS encoding SDR family oxidoreductase → MRILIVGGSGFLGRELARQCLPAGHEVAATYLTRPGQTTGLEWLPLDVRRREDVDELIGAFRAEVVINAAYRQADWATTAIGAANVALAVSMAGGRLVHVSSDAVFSGAAIRYDETCVPDPITPYGAAKAAAETAVSAIVPAAVTARTSLIIGDGDSPHEALVRSLATGRARGVLFTDDVRCPVHVVDLAAALLELAASEHRGVHHVAGADAVSRYELGLLIARRDGLDADHLPSGRRADTRLPGPMDVRLDCAMTQRRLRTTLRGARQFLGDGQR, encoded by the coding sequence ATGAGAATCCTCATCGTCGGCGGTAGTGGCTTTCTCGGCCGTGAGCTGGCTCGACAGTGCCTGCCGGCAGGGCACGAGGTTGCTGCGACGTATCTGACCCGGCCTGGACAGACCACCGGTCTTGAGTGGTTGCCGCTCGATGTGCGCCGACGCGAGGATGTCGATGAGCTGATCGGCGCCTTCCGGGCAGAGGTGGTCATCAACGCCGCGTACCGTCAGGCGGATTGGGCGACCACGGCGATCGGCGCCGCGAACGTGGCTCTGGCTGTCTCCATGGCGGGCGGACGCCTCGTCCATGTGTCCAGCGACGCGGTCTTCTCCGGCGCTGCGATCCGCTATGACGAGACGTGTGTCCCTGACCCGATCACCCCGTACGGCGCGGCCAAGGCCGCCGCCGAGACAGCGGTGAGCGCGATCGTGCCGGCTGCGGTGACAGCTCGGACATCCTTGATCATTGGCGACGGTGATTCCCCGCATGAGGCCCTGGTGCGTTCACTGGCCACCGGCAGGGCGAGAGGGGTGCTGTTCACTGATGACGTGCGGTGTCCCGTGCATGTCGTTGACCTTGCTGCGGCGCTTCTTGAACTCGCCGCATCCGAGCATCGCGGTGTCCACCACGTAGCTGGAGCCGATGCGGTAAGCCGGTACGAGCTCGGGCTGCTCATCGCTCGCCGCGATGGCCTCGACGCGGATCATTTGCCTTCAGGCCGACGGGCGGACACCAGGTTGCCCGGCCCTATGGACGTGCGCTTGGACTGCGCCATGACTCAGCGGCGGCTTCGGACCACGTTGCGCGGAGCTCGGCAATTTCTGGGTGACGGTCAGCGGTGA